From a single Rutidosis leptorrhynchoides isolate AG116_Rl617_1_P2 chromosome 5, CSIRO_AGI_Rlap_v1, whole genome shotgun sequence genomic region:
- the LOC139847631 gene encoding uncharacterized protein, whose product MGGVTSSIAAKFAFFPPTPPSYTVESDGDGQLIIPEVPRRDGVDVLKLRTKKGNEIVSVYVKHPKATATLLYSHGNAADLGQMFELFVELSLRLRVNLVGYDYSGYGQSTGKPSECNTYADIDAVYKCLKEKYNVKDEQLIVYGQSVGSGPTIDLASRTPDLRGVVLHSPILSGLRVLYPVKRTYWFDIYKNIEKISLVNCPVLVIHGTSDEVVDHSHGKQLWELCKNQYEPLWLTGGGHCNLEYYPEFIRHLKKFVLALGKSKGATTNGSKKPATAEVENQKKASESGTTSNPDTIELKPDPPEVSRNSLDSRLEKSKKSNKPEKSRMSVDIFRRRKGLVW is encoded by the exons ATGGGTGGAGTAACATCATCGATCGCTGCTAAGTTTGCTTTTTTTCCACCAACGCCGCCGTCGTACACGGTGGAATCCGACGGAGATGGACAGTTAATTATACCGGAGGTTCCCCGGAGAGATGGTGTTGATGTGTTGAAGCTTAGGACTAAAAAAGGAAATGAAATTGTGAGTGTTTATGTTAAACATCCGAAAGCTACTGCTACACTTTTGTATTCGCATGGTAATGCTGCAGATTTGGGTCAAATGTTCGAGCTTTTTGTCGAATTAAGCCTTCGTCTTCGTGTTAATCTTGTTGG CTACGACTACTCTGGCTATGGGCAATCTACTGGAAAG CCATCTGAGTGTAATACGTACGCGGACATTGATGCAGTGTATAAATGCCTGAAAGAGAAGTACAATGTTAAAGACGAGCAACTAATTGTGTACGGTCAATCGGTTGGTAGTGGTCCCACCATTGATCTTGCATCGCGTACACCCGATTTAAGAGGCGTGGTTCTACACAGTCCCATTCTTTCAGGCCTTAGGGTGCTGTATCCTGTCAAACGAACCTATTGGTTCGATATTTATAAG AACATTGAGAAGATCAGTTTAGTGAATTGCCCTGTTCTTGTCATTCAT GGAACATCAGATGAGGTTGTTGATCATTCTCATGGAAAACAGCTATGGGAGCTTTGCAAGAACCAGTACGAACCATTATGGTTAACCGGTGGGGGCCATTGTAACCTCGAGTACTATCCCGAGTTCATTCGACATTTGAAAAAGTTCGTTTTAGCTCTTGGAAAATCAAAAGGGGCTACTACGAATGGCTCAAAAAAGCCTGCAACAGCAGAAGTTGAGAATCAAAAGAAAGCATCCGAAAGTGGGACCACTAGTAATCCAGATACGATTGAGTTAAAACCGGACCCTCCGGAAGTTTCTAGAAATAGTTTAGATAGTAGACTCGAGAAGTCAAAGAAGTCAAACAAGCCTGAAAAGTCTCGTATGAGCGTTGACATATTTAGAAGACGAAAGGGGTTGGTGTGGTGA
- the LOC139847632 gene encoding delta(7)-sterol-C5(6)-desaturase-like produces MLLQIYVAMKAMPFYCALPTVSEYMVENGWTRCFSRISDVGWFSYSYNLAFYLVLVEFGIYWMHRELHDIKPLYKYLHATHHIYNKQNTLSPFAGLAFHPLDGILQAIPHVIVLFLVPTHFTTHIGLLFIEAIWTANIHDCVDGKIWLVMGAGYHTIHHTTYRHNYGHYTVWMDWMFGTLRNPAEDETETKTKTT; encoded by the exons ATGCTTCTACAGATATACGTTGCAATGAAGGCTATGCCTTTTTACTGTGCTCTTCCAACAGTCTCAGAGTACATGGTTGAAAATGGATGGACTCGGTGTTTTTCACGAATAAGCGACGTTGGCTGGTTTTCGTATAGTTATAACTTAGCGTTTTATCTGGTCCTCGTTGAATTCGGCATTTACTGGATGCACCGTGAATTACATGACATCAAACCTTTGTACAAATACCTTCACGCAACACATCATATCTACAATAAGCAGAACACTCTTTCACCTTTCGCCG GATTGGCGTTCCATCCTTTAGACGGGATACTACAAGCGATACCGCATGTGATTGTACTGTTTCTTGTCCCGACACATTTCACGACTCACATCGGACTATTGTTTATCGAAGCGATATGGACTGCAAATATACATGATTGTGTGGATGGGAAGATTTGGCTGGTGATGGGTGCAGGGTACCACACAATTCATCACACAACGTATCGTCATAACTATGGGCATTATACCGTGTGGATGGATTGGATGTTTGGTACACTTCGTAATCCTGCAGAAGACGAGACCGAGACCAAAACCAAGACGACGTGA